The genomic DNA CTGCCCGACCGCCACGCCGTTCCGGATAAAATTTTTCACATCGCAGTGATCCTGATCGGCATTGTTCTCGGTGGCCATATAATAATCAAAACCCTGATCGTCCGGCATCGGCTGTGTGGTTGCAGGATTGGAATTGAGTATGCCGTCATTGAATCCCTGCGTAAGATGCCACTTTCCGACAAGGCTGGTCGAGTAACCGACATCTTTGAGAAGCTCCGCTATGGTCAATTCGTTGCCGTGCAGAAATCGCGGATTAGAATGCGGCCACCGGTGACTTCCCAGATGATCGTAGATACAACATCGATTAGGCGTGCGCCCCGTTAAAAAGCCGGCCCGGGCCGGAGAACAGACAGGAGCGGCCGCGTAACAGTCGGTAAATCTGATACCGTCAAGTGCAAGCTGGTCGAGATTCGGAGTTTGTATATCCGGGTGATCGTAGCATGCTAAATCGCCGTATCCCAGGTCATCGCAAAGAATGTAGATGATATTCGGTTTATCCTGTGCTGTTCTACCTGGTATGGCATGGATCGATGCTGCTGTGGCAGCAACTCCTGCTGCAGAATGGCCGAGAAATGTTCTTCGCGAAATTGAAGCCATGATAATCGGATCTCCTTTTATTATTACATTATACTATATACTATATATACCAGCATTCTTAAATTGAATCCTTAACATAAAATTAATAAATCATGGATGAATATAAATAGTACATTTTTTTAATTTCATTGCCGTTATATTTAAAGCTATATAAGGAAAGATCCGGCGAACAGGTGAAACAGGCAGCCATCCCGCATTATTGGAATGACTGCTCCGTATCAATAATTATTTAATGAACACAGCTCGAGAAAGAACAGTGTTATCACCATATGCCCTCACGATATACATCCCGGTCTGTAAGTTTGCGGTTGAGACAGTCGATTGAGATTGAGCTGAAATCGAGAAAACCTTCTTTCCCTGAGCGGTATAGAGTGCAGCAGCCTCGAAACTGCCATTTCCTGGAACGATAGTTATCGATTTTTCTGTGGTAGCCACCTTGAGCAATTCCGATGTTTCCGACAATATTGCATTGGCCGCAATGGTCGGATCGTTTCCGATCAGAATATCAGGATCCATCACAACATGCCGGAGCGGTGTAGTCCCGGTGCCTCTTCCCGACCAGAGAAGATGAATTTTTCGATCGCTGGTCTGGATCAAAGTCGGATCCGCCTGCTCGGCATTTTCCATGCGCATCTCTAAAATTTCATCCCAATTGTGGGCATCATTGCTCATGACCATTCGGATGACATGCCTGAGCTTCCGGGTGCCATTGATCATGGCATCACCGGCAGCACAGGCAAGATGCCGGCCCTGTGACGGGCCCCCGTTGATATCAAGGCTCACTGCTGCGCCCCCCGCCTGAAGTGCAGTTCTGCGGTTGCCGATGTTATTGCTGACGGGGAGCTTAGTTGCACTTGTCCAGAATTCTCCACCATTCGCGGTATAGGTAATATGCACTTCACCATTAACATTATCGCGAACAACTCCGGCAACATTTTTATATAATCCATTAGTCCGCTCATCAGGATCTATAACCAGAAATGCTCCCTGCCCCGCATTACCGGGATTGAAAGGAGTATTCTTGTATTGCCAGGATGTGCCGCCGGTGCCGTCATAGTTATCAGGTGGAATCATGGTGATTATATGACCATTGGATGTACTCACATGCGCTCCAACAGAACACCAGAACCATCCATTAGGATGCTCAAGCGGCGGATTCTGCTCGGGCCCGATAAACCGGTTTTCTTGAAAAAGCGGATTGTCACTTGACGGAAGCTGCTTTGCATCAGACCAGGTACGACCATCATCAGTCGACCACCTCATCCGTGAAACATGCATACGGGGCGGATTGATAAAATAATGAAGATACAGTTTTGATCCTGGTTCGGAGGGCTGATAAAGTTGCGGATCATGAGTACCATCCGCGGCAACAAGGACCTGCTCACCCCAGTCTCCGCCTGCCGGCTTGCGGCAGCGAGTATTCCAGTTTCAGTCCGGTTTGGACAGTATAACAGGCGCTGAATCCGGTTCCCGCCCGATATGCGGAAACAGGTTTCAAGCGATTGACAACCGGGCCATTAGCATTGCACAGCTTGTCGGGATCGATTACTACATGGCGGATCGGGTCATCGGAGTATGTAAGGTGCAGTTTGCGATCCGAGGTCTGCACAAATGCCGGGTAGTTGCGTCCGCCGCAGGGAACCACCATCACTTTTTGCCACTGGAGACCGTCGGGTGAAATACAAATTCGGATGAATTCCCGTCCCCCCGTATGGCTATAGCCCGAAACATGATAGCCGTTATCCAGGGTAAAGGCATCACCGCCGGAATTACCGATTCCATCGGCGTCGATAACCTTATCCCCGAAACCGGTCACCGGTCCCCAGGTACGACCACCGTCAGTCGACCAGGTAGATTTTCCGCCCCTGCACAGGAGCTGAAGATGCATAAAATCCTGTGAGTGAACTAAAAAAGCCGGTTGGTGACCTTTGCGCGCGGGCTGGGACCAGAGTGTGTTATCGCCGTTATAATCGACTGT from Chitinivibrionales bacterium includes the following:
- a CDS encoding sulfatase-like hydrolase/transferase; this translates as MASISRRTFLGHSAAGVAATAASIHAIPGRTAQDKPNIIYILCDDLGYGDLACYDHPDIQTPNLDQLALDGIRFTDCYAAAPVCSPARAGFLTGRTPNRCCIYDHLGSHRWPHSNPRFLHGNELTIAELLKDVGYSTSLVGKWHLTQGFNDGILNSNPATTQPMPDDQGFDYYMATENNADQDHCDVKNFIRNGVAVGQSSECSSDAIITECIDWLDNTRDKQKPFFLFVSFHSPHEPVATPPDYMNMYA
- a CDS encoding T9SS type A sorting domain-containing protein: MHVSRMRWSTDDGRTWSDAKQLPSSDNPLFQENRFIGPEQNPPLEHPNGWFWCSVGAHVSTSNGHIITMIPPDNYDGTGGTSWQYKNTPFNPGNAGQGAFLVIDPDERTNGLYKNVAGVVRDNVNGEVHITYTANGGEFWTSATKLPVSNNIGNRRTALQAGGAAVSLDINGGPSQGRHLACAAGDAMINGTRKLRHVIRMVMSNDAHNWDEILEMRMENAEQADPTLIQTSDRKIHLLWSGRGTGTTPLRHVVMDPDILIGNDPTIAANAILSETSELLKVATTEKSITIVPGNGSFEAAALYTAQGKKVFSISAQSQSTVSTANLQTGMYIVRAYGDNTVLSRAVFIK